A single Oncorhynchus tshawytscha isolate Ot180627B linkage group LG01, Otsh_v2.0, whole genome shotgun sequence DNA region contains:
- the LOC112263495 gene encoding CD81 antigen-like isoform X2 → MTVVGCTLCIKFMLFFFNFVFWLAGGVILGVALWLRHDNQTSSLLMQQFEDQQAPSTFYISVYILIAVGAVMMFVGFLGCYGAIQESQCLLGTFFFMLVCLFVCEVAAGIWGFSNRDTISKEMITFYDEAYIKSVEVVDSPSKTAAIKVLEVFHETLDCCGKGDDSPLFVQVTGALCPKKSLEDALLKPSSCHLKLKDLFSEKLYLIGLVALAVAVIMIFEMIFTMVLCCGIRNAAPVY, encoded by the exons ttggCTGGAGGTGTGATATTGGGAGTGGCTCTATGGCTTCGTCATGACAACCAGACCAGCAGTCTTCTCATGCAGCAGTTTGAAGATCAGCAGGCTCCCAGCACCTTCTATATCA gtGTGTACATCCTGATAGCTGTGGGAGCTGTGATGATGTTTGTAGGGTTTCTCGGTTGCTACGGTGCCATCCAGGAATCTCAGTGTCTCCTTGGAACG TTCTTTTTCATGTTGGTGTGCCTGTTCGTCTGTGAGGTGGCTGCTGGGATCTGGGGATTCAGTAACCGAGACACA ATCTCCAAGGAGATGATAACCTTCTATGATGAGGCGTACATCAAGTCAGTGGAAGTCGTAGACTCTCCCAGCAAAACAGCTGCTATCAAAGTCCTGGAGGTGTTCCACGAGACC CTGGACTGCTGTGGTAAAGGAGACGACTCCCCCTTATTCGTACAAGTAACCGGAGCCCTGTGTCCCAAGAAGAGCCTGGAAGATGCCCTGCTGAAACCTTCG AGCTGTCATCTGAAACTGAAGGATCTGTTCTCTGAGAAGCTCTACCTGATTGGTCTAGTTGCCCTGGCGGTCGCTGTCATCATG ATCTTTGAGATGATCTTCACCATGGTTCTCTGCTGTGGGATTCGCAACGCCGCCCCAGTGTACTAG
- the LOC112263495 gene encoding CD81 antigen-like isoform X1, producing MSQEDWLAGGVILGVALWLRHDNQTSSLLMQQFEDQQAPSTFYISVYILIAVGAVMMFVGFLGCYGAIQESQCLLGTFFFMLVCLFVCEVAAGIWGFSNRDTISKEMITFYDEAYIKSVEVVDSPSKTAAIKVLEVFHETLDCCGKGDDSPLFVQVTGALCPKKSLEDALLKPSSCHLKLKDLFSEKLYLIGLVALAVAVIMIFEMIFTMVLCCGIRNAAPVY from the exons ttggCTGGAGGTGTGATATTGGGAGTGGCTCTATGGCTTCGTCATGACAACCAGACCAGCAGTCTTCTCATGCAGCAGTTTGAAGATCAGCAGGCTCCCAGCACCTTCTATATCA gtGTGTACATCCTGATAGCTGTGGGAGCTGTGATGATGTTTGTAGGGTTTCTCGGTTGCTACGGTGCCATCCAGGAATCTCAGTGTCTCCTTGGAACG TTCTTTTTCATGTTGGTGTGCCTGTTCGTCTGTGAGGTGGCTGCTGGGATCTGGGGATTCAGTAACCGAGACACA ATCTCCAAGGAGATGATAACCTTCTATGATGAGGCGTACATCAAGTCAGTGGAAGTCGTAGACTCTCCCAGCAAAACAGCTGCTATCAAAGTCCTGGAGGTGTTCCACGAGACC CTGGACTGCTGTGGTAAAGGAGACGACTCCCCCTTATTCGTACAAGTAACCGGAGCCCTGTGTCCCAAGAAGAGCCTGGAAGATGCCCTGCTGAAACCTTCG AGCTGTCATCTGAAACTGAAGGATCTGTTCTCTGAGAAGCTCTACCTGATTGGTCTAGTTGCCCTGGCGGTCGCTGTCATCATG ATCTTTGAGATGATCTTCACCATGGTTCTCTGCTGTGGGATTCGCAACGCCGCCCCAGTGTACTAG